The genomic window gaggtgctggagccagggcagaggagggcaaggaagctgtgaagtaATGAAGCTATTCTCACATTATCCACATTAGTCCCTTTGTGATGTGCTGAATGGCTCTGATCCTCACTGTGGGTTTGCTGTCATCATGGAGCTCATGCATTTGCTTTTCATTGCACTAGCTCACAGAACCATCACAGCTGgcaaagacccttaagatcatcaagtccaacccttacccAGCTCTACCAGGGCCCCCATATCCTTAGGAGCCCCTATCTAGAGGGCTtttaagtacctccagggatgtatTCACCCAtttgcctgggcagcctgttccactcaGCCTTGCAGGTACACTGATCTTTACTGGCTGAATGCTCTGTCCCAGCTTGTGCAGGAGGGGTAttccacagagtcacagaataacagaaccagagaatggcttgggttggaaggcagcttaaaactcacccagttccaacccccctgccatgggcagggacacctcccaccagcccaggttgctccttgaacacctccgggggGGAGCTTCAACTCAAGGCCAGCAACTGAACTTCAGGATGTTGGAGGTAACCACCTCTTTTCTGTGCCCAATGGCAAAcccaattttattttatttatttattttaaaaatttctctttatttcttttgggCACCTCATTACaacagagatgtggaggtgctggagccagtgcagaggagggtaaggaggctgtgaagggcctggagaataaatctgatgaagagcaacattttatttccttttttttttttttttttttttactgtgcacCAAGAACCAGAGAGCCATGAAAAACTCCGAGCCTCCAGTTTTCAACCATGACCTGTGAGTTTCAGCCATGACTACAGAGAAATTCCATTTAGGACTGTGAACAAGTGGCACAGCATAACAAAACCCAGCTGACCCCTCCAGTGTTTGGAAACCTTGCCTAGGCTTGTACAATAATgtgctaattaaaaaaagactgaGCAGCACTTTTACTGATCCCTTTTTCTGCCACAGCCTGCTGCACACTTCTGTTTGTAAGAGCTtgggctgaggtcagctgcCTTGTCTGGCTGGAACATCTGTCCCTCTTGTGCAGGTGCAGTTCACCTGGCAAGACTGCAGGTTTTGCAGAGTAGCCTTGCTCTGTGTGACCATAGAAACCCTTGGAAATGGGTTTCTCAAACCCACCCCacatttgccttttgttttatGAGAGGTTTGGCTGGGCCCAAATCAATGACACTAAGCAGATGCCTACTAAATCAGGTGGGAGTCTTGATCCgcttgagggcaggaaggctctgcagggggATCTGCTCAGGCTGGATCAATGCactgaggccagtgggatgaggtttaacaaagccaagggctgggtcctgcacctgggtcacaacaaccccatgaaggctccaggctgggggcagagtggctgggaactgcccagcagaaaaggacctgagggtgcttTGTGATTGAGGCTGCCACACCacatccatcagcaccacatctctgccccttataagcacctccagggatggggactccaccacctccatgggcagcctgttccaatccctaaccactcttgcagcaaaaaaatttttcctcgtctccaacctaaacctcccctggcactatttttagccatttcctctcatctcgTCACTTCTTAATAGGGAGAAGAGCAGAACCCCCAtctcacttcaacctcctttcagggaattgtagtgagcaatgaggtctcccctcagcctcctctcccccagtgaggcagagccctgctctgcacagcaccacCACATCCTGATGGCCATTAGCTACAGGGTCCCTGCCAAAGTCAGACATCAGATATCAGACAATGGGCACCAATCACTAGGCACAGGGCACTGGGCACTGAGCCCAGGACACCAGACACTGAACATCAGGCACAGGGTACACAGAGCTCCAGCCAGCATGCAGCACACACAGGACACTGGGCACAGGGCACTGGATACCGAGCCCAGCACACCCCACACTGGGCACAGAGTACAGGGATCAAGGTACACTGGGCACAGGACACTGAGTACTGGGCAACAAACACTGGGCACCAGGCACGGGACACCAGAGACTGGGCACTGAGCACCAGGCACACTGTAGAGGTCACCTGGACAGTGGACACCACACACTGGACATAGAGCACCACACACTGGGCACAGGGCACCACACACCAGGCAATGGGAACTGTGCATTGGACACTGGGCCCTGGACACTGGGCCCAGGACACCAAACACTGCACACTTGGCACCAGACACAGGGTAGAGGGCAGTAGGCACAAGACACCAAACACTGGGTACTGAACACTGGGCACAGAACACTGCACAGCAGACactgggcactgggcacagggCACTGGACACTGGGCCAAGGACATCAGACATCTCACACCAGGCACTGGGTGCCAGGCACAGGGTACAGGGCACCGGTACCCTGCACTGCACACAGGACACAACGCACCACACACCAGACAACGGGCACAGGGTGCAGGGCACCACACTCCAGGCACAGGACCAGGCACACGAGAACCCACACACCACTCATGGGATCCCACACCATGCACCCCGGGCACAGGACTGACCTCGCAGCCCGGACTCCACACCCTGGGCACAGGATCCCGCACCCTGGATCCCGCAGCCCGGATCCTGCAGCCCGGACTCCACAGCTCAGGCACAGGACCCCGCACCCTGCAGCCTGGATCCCGCAGCCCGGACTCCACACCCCGGACACAGGATCCCGCACCCTGCAGCCTGGATCCCGCAGCCCAGACTCCACACCCTGGGCACGGGATCCCGCACCCTGCAGCCTGGATTTCGCAGCCCAGACTCCACACTCCGGGCAAAGGATCCAGCACCCTGCAGTCTGGATCCCGCAGCCCGGACTCCACAGCCCGGGCACAGGACTCCGCATCCCGCACCCTGGATCCCGCACCCTGGACTCCACACCCCGGGCACAGGATCCCGCACCCTGGATCCCGCAGCCCGGATCCTGCAGCCCGGACTCCACAGCTCGGGCACAGGACCCCGCACCCTGCAGCCTGGATCCCGCAGCCCGGACTCCACACCCTGGGCACAGGATCCCACACCCTGCAGCCTGGATCCCGCAGCCTGGACTCCACACCCCGGGCACAGGATCCCGCACCCTGCAGCCTGGATCCCGCAGCCCAGGCTCCACACCCTGGGCACAGGATCCCGCACCCTGCAGCCGGGATTTCGCAGCCCAGACTCCACAGCCCGGGCAAAGGATCCTGCACCCTGCAGTCTGGGCCCAGCAGCCCGGACTCCACACTCCGGGCACAGGACTCCGCATCCCGCACCCTGGATCCCGCAGCCCGGACTCCACACCCCGGGCACAGGATCCCACACCCTGCAGCCTGGACCCGGCAGCCCGGACTCCACAGCCCGGGCACAGGATCCTGCAGCCTGGACCCGGCAGCCCGGACTCCACAGCCCGGGCACAGGACTCCGCATCCCGCACCCTGGATCCCGCAGCCCGGACTCCACACCCCGGGCACAGGATCCCACACCCTGCAGCCTGGACCCGGCAGCCCGGACTCCACAGCCCGGGCACAGGATCCTGCAGCCTGGACCCGGCAGCCCGGACGCCACAGCCCGGGCACAGGATCCTGCACCCTGCAGCCTGGACCCGGCAGCCCGGACTCCACAGCCCGGGCACAGGACCCCGCACCCTGCAGCCTGGATCCCGCAGCACGGACGCAGGACCTCGCAGCTCCCGGTTGCCTTTGCGCCGGCGCCCTCTGGCGGTAGCTGCGGGAGCGGTAGGGCCGGGGGTGTCCCTTCCCCGCTTGCCAGCCGGCCCCGCCCCCGAGGTCAGAAAAGCTCCGTCCGTGGAGCTGTACCCCGAAGGGCGGCTCTGGGACCCACCTGTCCCTGCTGGGATCTGCGGAGGGGCTCACACAGGATCACGGAATGAcctgggctggaaaagccctttcagatcatccagtccaaccgttCTCTAATGCTATCaagtctggtactaaaccatggccctcagcaccacatctctgcctctttgaaacgcCTCCAGGgtcggtgactccaccacctccctgggcagcctggtccagtctttgagaactctttcagcgaagatgtttcttctagtgtccaacctaacctACCCCTGGTGCAAGTTGAGGTCGTTTCCCCTCGTGGTATCATTTGTTCCTTTGGAgaggagcccaacccccacctcactgctaCCTCCTTAcggggagctgtagagagcaatgaggtctcccctcagcctcctcttctccagactgaacagccccaggtccctcaccaggcctgttctccagacccttcctcagctttgttgcccttctctggacatgctccagcgcctcaatgtctttcctgtagtgaggacCCCCAAACATTACCCTTAATTGGTTTGGATTGTTTGGAAGTGATTCTACTTTTCATTCCAGCTGGCAACAATGCAGAGTCATTTGTAGAGTGGAGAATGGATCTGAGTGTGGCTAATTACTACATGTTCCACTTCCTCATCAACAATTTAACAGTGCTCTCAAAGTTATTGTCctcatttttctctccaaaCATTACTGAACACTGCCTCAaaggcaaggaagaagagaacCCATTTTAGGGTTGTTATTTAATAACTGAaataaagggggaaagaaagaaagaaagagcagagggatggggaagaaaatcatagaactatagaatggtaggggttggaagggacctctagagatcagaGTCAAACCCCcctactaaagcagggtcacccagggcaggccacacaggaacatgtccagatgggacttgaaagtctccagagaaggagaccccacaacctctctgggcagcctgctccagcaccctcacagcaaagaagtttctcctcattttgaggtggaaattcctgggttccagtctgtacctgttgttccttgtcctgttactgggcaccactgaaaagagcctgtccccttcatcctgacacccacccctcagatattgtaCCAGGAAAATACTGAGAGTGACTCTAACACATCAACAGcctccacactgctctggtgCTGTTAAGTGTTGTGAGAAAGAGGAGtaaggctggagctggaggttGGCTTTGAAGTGACTGAGGATGCCATAGACTGGCTGCATAGAAGCatggtgaaaggaaaaaaaagaaacttgccCTCAGCTTGAATGATGAGCTGGGGATAGCCTCAAAACCCAGGCATTTTGAGGAAGTGCTGGATCCATTTGGGAAGAGCTTTCACCACTTGCTAAATGCATTGAGTAAAATGCAAAGCTGGCTTTGCAAAGGTGTGTGTTGTAAAAGCAAACCCACTGGAAGGGTTTGaaacctccccctccccttcttggCTATTCCCACTTTGCACAGCCACAATTCTGCCACCCCTGCCCCTATCACTTGGGCTTTGGGCTGTGAAATAGATCTTCCTCTGTCCTCACTCCCAGGCTGTGATCAGTCCTGCAGGCTTCCTCTGTCCAGCTGTCTCCTCCTCAGGGTCCTCTCTTGCTTGAAAGCCTTTCTCCATATGActgttctcttctccaaacctaCTTCACTCATTCTCTGGGTATCCctgtgagcacagccctgtTTGCTGCAGACTTCCACTGGGGATCCTTCTTCTTGCTCTTTCACTCTTTTTCAGTGGCAATAGGGCCACAATTCTGTCCTAACAAATAGCTGAAGTGAAGGGCAGAGGTTAAACCTCTTAAACCTGAGTTGAATGAGAGGAAcaagagacctcattgctctctatagctccttgaaaggaggttgcagtgaggtgggggttggactcttctccctaggatgaGGTggtaggagaggaaatggcctgaaattgtgccaggggaggcttaggttggagattaggaaaaaaattctttgctgcaagagtggtcagggattggaacaggctgcccagggaggtggtggagtccccaaccctgtaggtgttcaagaagtgtgtggccatggcactctgggccatggtggtgttaggttgatggttggactggatgatctcttccaaccaaaacaatttgaTGATACTAAGATTCCATCATTAAGCCCAGCTGTTACCACCTGTCCCACAGCAATCTTTGgacattttaaaatggaattCCTTACAGAGAGCAGAATTCAGTGCTACACAGAGCCTTCCACTCACTTGCACGAGTGCAAAAGCAGAATCTACTTTCAAACTCAGTGCTCAGGTACACCTTGAATTGTGCCTAGATTTTAAGATTATCAGGTCCaactcttaacccagcactgccaagtccctcacttaaaccatgtccctcagcaccacatctacagggctttgcaatgtctccaaggatggggactccagcacagccctgggcagcctgctccagaccttGACAATccttgtccaacctaaacctccctcgacacaatttgaggccatttcctcttgtcctctcgcttgttacctgggagaagagagacaAGGGGCTGCTGGAaaaagtccagtggagagctatgaggatggcTCTAaaacttgaacatctctgctacgaagaaaggctgagagtcctggggctgttcagcctggagaaggctgagaggggatctgatcaatgcctttaagtatctgaggggtgggggtcaaggtgAAGGGGCCAAGGCTGAGATGAAGGTGGGACTGAGGGGAGTGAGTCTTCCTGAGCTTTCCAGGCCTTGCTTTGGTGCCAGCAATCAGAGGAAATTACTTGATTGCCTTTTTCCAGCTACTCTGGGGATCTGTGATCCTTTCTGGAAGGAAAGTCATCCCCTGTCCTCTGCCAGCACACGCAGAGGCTGGTTTTCTTACAGCAGAAGTAAAAAACACACAGTGTGAAGGAGCACGGAGGAGGTGGTGtgttcttctcccaaggaaaaagtggtaagatgaaaggaaatggcctcaagttgcaccacggaggtttaggttagcaatgaggaacaagttcctcctcaaaagggttgtcaagaccttgaccaggctgcccagagcagtggtggagccccaatccctggaagggtttcaaagccctgtagatgtgatgctgagggacctggtttagcagtgagctggcagtgctgggttaatggttggacttgagatgatcttaaaggtctctgccaaagtaaacaattccatgattcattCTTACTTTGGTATGACTGTGGCTTATCAaccaaataagaaaaaaaaaaaaagagagaagaaaaaaaccccttttTAATCTGTGTTTCTGTACACTGTGTTTCCCTTAGCACAACTCTGGTAGGATTTATTTTCCCCAAGTGTCAGAGCAAAGATACCAGTTCCAGCTGTTCTTGGTCAAGTGTTGTCATTGATAACAACTAATTAACAACTAATGTAGCAGTGCCCTTATGTTTCTGGATCTTATTTAATTCACAAGCaaagtaaagaagaaaatagaataGGAAAGTCCTGCCTCCTGAACAGTCTGTCAGCAGAGGacgggggggaaaaataatatgAAGTGGTCTCCCACACATCTTTTGAGTGTCTGCAGCCAAGAGCTTCtaaggcatagaatcatagattcatagaatgggttgggttggaaaggagcttgatcatctagttccaactcccttgaCATGGggaggagatgaggaaaagtttcttcactgcaagagtggtcagggattggaacaggctgcccagggaggtggtggagtccctgtccctggaggcgttcagcTGGCCAGGGCACTGTGagagatggtttagtggccatggtgttgttgatggttggactggatgatcttaagagatctcttccaacccaaacaattctgtgattctgtgattgtcatCTCCTGCTGGCACAAAAAGAATCATACAAGTTTACACCACTTAATGGGAAGTTGCTCCAAGAATGCAAACAGTCTGTTATGCTGTTTGGGCTGGTGGCTGCGTGCTGTAGCACTAAATCCGGTGTGAAATAGATCCCCTTTGAATTTGGAGGAGTTGGTTGGGAAGCAGAACTTGAATACACACTTTGTGGTAAGTAGTTCTGTTGTGTGTCAGTGTCCTATTTTTTTATTAGCTCTTAGGGAAGTCTGATGCCTCCAGAGTCCTGGAGTGAGGACatcaccagggaggtggttgaggccccatccctggagatgttcaagatgaggctggacagggctctgggcagcttgatctagttgaggatgtccctgctagctgcagaggggcttggactggatgagctttggaggtcccttccaacccagaccgcatctggaatattgtggccagttctgggcccctcagttcaagaaggaccttagggaactgcttgaaagagtccagcacagaaccacaaacatgatgaaaggagtggaacatcttccttacaaggagagcctgagctcattcatgttgataaagatgtgcagggggagtgcccagaggctggagccaggctctgctgggtgatgcccaaagacagcacaaggggcagtggtggaagctgaggcagaggaagttccatggaaacaggaggaagaattatttccctgtgaggaagacagaagactggcacaggctgcccaggggggttgtggagtctccctctctggagatattcaagacctggctggatgtgttcctgtgtgatctgctctaggtgctcctgctctggcaggggggttggactggatgagctttggaggtcccttccagcccctaacattctgtgcttttATAATTCatctgtgattgtatgaaacTTCCTGGTCTGTTACAGCCCTCAGACTATTCATTACCCCCTACTGCTTTTCCATGGGTGGTGAAGCTGCAGCATGTAGTCCAAGAGCAATCAAAAGAGACTTGAAGGGCTTGGGATGGTTGGTGATGGAACCTGGGGTACAGGtgaatttttcctctctctttccagttGCAGGCAGTGACACTGGGAGAAGCAGATGGCCCCAATCTGTTAGTCCATGGCTCCAAGTCGGGTGTCACCACCAGTTCTTGGGGTTTTGACAACAGGATGGCCAACGTCACACCAGGCTTGTTGGTGTCAGATGAgattcactggaaaaaaaaatatttattgtgaAACTggtggaatgggttgcccagagtggttgtggtgtctccatccttggaaatattcaaaCCCCAGCAAGGCAacgtcctgagcagcctgttgaGTCTGCGTGAGCCCTTTGGACCAGCCACTCTCCACAAGTTCCTTCCTACACCTCGGAATCCCTGATTCTGGCAGAGAAAGGAAGGTTTGCTTTAATGATTCTAAcaatgtgagagctgaaatcctcctcctgcaccgacaataaccaggctagctcagtctggaagcaaatgaaagtgtatttacaggcaaatctacaatctatgatgaaatgcaatagacactattcacaacatttacaaatatgtacaatcaacagaaaaagcacaaccaagctccctggcttcccccaaggggcctcccccccctCCAGAAAGaatccccccagatcccccaggcaaaaggcagagagtcaagaagcaaggaggctgttagacttagcttgtcaaggtcagtgtgttatcttcagccagaaaagaagcagcaggcagacagagagaaGATGGACTGCAAGAGTGCCCAACTGCCCCACTGTCctgtatcttgttttgagtagtgactcccaaacatctctctctccaaaggaagtgttcagaacaatcattattttgctttcttacacccaatagtgacttatttacattctttcactttgtcTGCTCGAACTTCgtttagaaaaattaaaaagacagccttaaaaccatcacaatgatGCACAAAGGTGTACTGCATTTCTGCCCTCCTTTGATCAGAGCAACCACCCAGGCCTCTCCCTCCCCCATGTCTCAGCCTTGCCATTTCCTGGCATCTATTCCTTTCATGCTTTTGCGTGCAACAAACCCGGGAAAGCAGCGCTCCTCTTTCGGGCCAAACAAACCCGGGCAGGGGCGGCCTGGGAACACCAAGGGCACCTCCAGGGCTCCCAGCCCGCAGCTCCTGGGGGTCCTGCCGCTGTTTCTCCGCTTTATACCCGCGGCAGCTGTGTAAACGCCCTTccacacagaatcagccagcttggaaaagacctcagagagcatcaagtccaacctgtcccctaacccctcctgacaactaagccatggctccaagtgccacatccaagcttttttagaacacttccagggacggtgactccaccacctccctgggcagcacatcccaatggccaattactctttctgtgaagacctttctcctcacctccagcctaaacttcccctggtgcagcttgagactgtgtcctcttgttctggtgctgcatgcccgggagaagagcccaacccccacctgcctacaacctcccttcagggagttgtagaagcaatgaggtctcccttgagcctccccttctccaggctaaacaaccccagctccgcAGCGGAGCGAGCCCGGATGGAAGTGTCTATGGGAGCCGCCTGCATCTCGTCGGGGATGCCGAGTCGGCTG from Indicator indicator isolate 239-I01 chromosome 24, UM_Iind_1.1, whole genome shotgun sequence includes these protein-coding regions:
- the LOC128975314 gene encoding splicing factor 3A subunit 2-like; the protein is MHPGHRTDLAARTPHPGHRIPHPGSRSPDPAARTPQLRHRTPHPAAWIPQPGLHTPDTGSRTLQPGSRSPDSTPWARDPAPCSLDFAAQTPHSGQRIQHPAVWIPQPGLHSPGTGLRIPHPGSRTLDSTPRAQDPAPWIPQPGSCSPDSTARAQDPAPCSLDPAARTPHPGHRIPHPAAWIPQPGLHTPGTGSRTLQPGSRSPGSTPWAQDPAPCSRDFAAQTPQPGQRILHPAVWAQQPGLHTPGTGLRIPHPGSRSPDSTPRAQDPTPCSLDPAARTPQPGHRILQPGPGSPDSTARAQDSASRTLDPAARTPHPGHRIPHPAAWTRQPGLHSPGTGSCSLDPAARTPQPGHRILHPAAWTRQPGLHSPGTGPRTLQPGSRSTDAGPRSSRLPLRRRPLAVAAGAVGPGVSLPRLPAGPAPEVRKAPSVELYPEGRLWDPPVPAGICGGAHTGSRNDLGWKSPFRSSSPTVL